TTCTATATTAGTGGATCTGTATTTTATTTTATGCTTTTATGATCTGTTTGATAGTTTAGAAAAATGCATTGCTGAACTCGATCCCATTTTTGATTTTTTATGGATTTTTTTtggaaaatataaaatatttgtttttctttGAAGTTTTGCTTGATAATAAAGCCATTAGATGCAACCTTAAAACATTTTAGGTCTTTTGCTTTTTTACCTTTTTTCTTGTTTGCATTCTGGGTGAATAGATTAAAGCATAGATCAATACTGATGTTGTATTTTTTCATCTTATTTTGTTGGTAATAATTTGTGCAGCTGCTGATGTGTTCTTGTGGAGGAACAAGAAGATTTCAGCTGGTGTCCTTGGTGGAGCAACTGCAATTTGGGTCCTTTTTGAGTTGATTGAATACCACCTACTTACTTTAATATGTCACATTTCGATACTCTGTCTTGCACTATTGTTTTTGTGGTCCAATGCTCATACCTTCATCCACAAGTAAAGTTTTACAGTCTTTGCAGCAAATTTAGTTTATTTGGTTTTTTAGACTAAGATATTGTATGATTTCTTAAAGACACCCACCCATTTTCTTTATAGGTCTCCACCTCGCATCCCCGAAATTCATTTGCCAGAGGAGCCATTCCTCCAAGTTGCCTCTGCATTGGCAATTGAACTTAACCAGGGATTGAAACTTCTGAGGGATATTGCATCTGGAAGAAATCTGAAGGAGTTCCTTATGGTGTGTTTATTTCTTGTGTGTATGGGGATATGCTTCATCTCAAGTATGGGTGGGAGAATTACTTATGTTTCCATTCGTTGATTTGAATTTTCAGGTTATAGCTGCATTCTGGGTTCTGTCAATTGTGGGAAGTTGGTGCAACTTCTTGACCTTGTTCTATATATGTAATGACACTGACTTTTCTTAGTATATTTATCTATATGATATCATATACTGAAgtttatttatcttttatatGAAATCAGGTTTCGTATTGCTGCACACGGTACCTGTATTATACGAGAAGTACGAGGATAAGGTAGATCCATTTGCAGAGAAGGCTGCAATCGAGGTTAAAAAACAATATGCAGTTTTTGACGCCAAGGTTCTTAGTAAAATTCCAATGGGCCCTTTGAAGGCCAAGAAGGTTTAACAAGGAAAGGGGGGTTCAGTCTCCACCTCTCCGGCAACATTTGGCTAGTTCTGGGATGTGGTTTTATGTGCTGAATTCACATTAGCTAGAGGCATTTCGTCCTCAAATCAAATTGTTCACAAATGTTTTGGTTTGCAATTCAAAACATCATATATGAGTAAGAGGCAATATCAGTTGTTAGGGATAGGCCAAGCTTACAGATGGCACCACTATCAGGTGATGATTTTATTATGACATTTTGTTTCATTTGGATAACAATCAGCTTTTTTTTATGTATGTTTTCCTCCAGATTTTGTGCTGTTTTATGACCTTGTGTTGTTTCCTTCTTCGTATGCTACTATGAAAAATTTCCTTATGGTTAGCCCCCCTAAAAGTTAATCGTGGCTACAAACAAAGAGAGAAGCCATACTTTTGAATGATATTTGGATTGGATCACTAGAAGAGACATCAATATCTTTTCCTTTTCCGTATGTCAAGTGGGTCTGGTTTTCGAATTTGGTTCTTAAAAAGGAATGAATGTGTGTTGTTTTGGCTATAAACTGGCGAAAGATATCAGCAGGGAGGGGAGGACTTCAATGAGTGGAGACCTCACTAACACAAAGGGAACTCGTAGGATGCTGGGTTACTCCATTTTTTGGAGCGTCTTGAACCTTCGGCTACCATCACTTCTCCACCAACGGGACGCTCCAATTCTAAAACtgaattttatgtataaaattttaatacttcCAACTCGATCACAAAATAGAAAACTTCCTCccgaaaaatattaattataatattatattacatTAATCTTTacgtaaaaattaaaaatatcttaAGAGCTTGTTTGATAACTCGGTGAATAAATTCAATtcattgaaaattaaaatattgaGAATATTAAAAGCCatttaattcatctttttctatAGAAGGATAAAAGGTTAAAGTACCCGCAAGATACTTTTATCATAAAGAATggatcttatttttattttaattgcatttaaattttaaataaaaaatttatttacaaaatcataaaacataaaaattaacttcattaaacaataaatattaactCTATTTCAATTAACTCTATTTCAATttgatattaaatttttataataatacaaGAACAGTAGATGAACTAATTTAAATTTGTCACAATAATAGATAGCCTCTAAAGTACATTCACCAAAAGATAAGTATATCATAAGTAGTTTGATTAAGAAACCTCTGAGATACATACACCAAAAATATATTGTATGTAACTTATCATACATTAGTCAATCTTTAGTTTACTCTTTTAAAAAAATCTTGAGACTATATATCCTTTTAAGTAAAAAACCATaatcataaatatttaaattaattactttcatttaatatttaagttttcaaactataaatttatattttagtaaaTATCGATCATttttataattcaaattcaatacatattgaattcaaaatttaaaattgaacatatttttaatttatcaaacattattgaaacttaaataattacaaaacagttaaaacttataaaaattcaaataaaaaaattaaaatatataaaaccaAAAAGGAGTATTTTGGGTGATTTTCTCAACCAGGACAATGCATATAAATAATTCAAGATTGATACATCTTGTTTAATATTACAAGCTTTCGAGacagattttatataaaataaaaattaaaaagcagAACAGCAATGTCAGGATGGCCGAGTGGTCTAAGGCGCCAGACTCAAGTTCTGGTCCTCGTGAGAGGGCGTGGGTTCAAATCCCACTTCTGACACTTTCctaatgtttttttctttttgggtcaGTTTTTTTTAACTTCTCTCTCAGCTAAGCCTGGGCTAGTTTTATTATTTTGTAGACTGGGCCAGCTCTCCAAGAATCATACTATATGAATCAAAGACAGACTATGGCAATGGCAAGAAGTGGTAAGCATTTGCCACACATTCATTACCAAAAAGAACGACATATGGCCGACATTTCCAACATGCAATGTTTTTGGTCCCCTCTCTAACGCAAGATTCCCATCCCTAACTAGCTTACTCACTTGTCCGGAATGTTCTTTTTTTCAACCAAAACCATGATGTTGCTTTTGACTAATGAAAATCTTTGTCAAAACTACTGTTGAAATTTATTGTAATACTAAACGAGCCTAGTAAATTTCTTGACATTGCATTTAATGGTGGAGAATCTGTGCCTGAAAACCAGCAAGTGAAGACATATCTTGATGATAGGCTAAGGTTTGTATAGGAGATCACTAGAGAAAATAAAAACTGGTTCTATTTGGACACGGTCACAATTGTATTATAGTGCTTCTTTGAAGGTATTAAAGAAGCTCTCTAAGAAGAAGACAACAAAAGTTTGCAGAAAGTTGATTGCATTGACTATGGAATTTAATTTGTCCTAACATATATAGCTTCTCCATGTGCCCCTTCCCTGTCTTGTCTACCTTGTTTCATGCAAGAAACACTGGAAAGATCCTCTCTCTCTGTCTCTATATCAACAGTTGCGTGTGGATATCGGCAACACATCCTTTCGAACGTTCACACCAAGGCAAAAGGGTTCGCAAAGCGAGTTACTGAATTAGTGTTGGATTTCAGATTAACTTATTGTGTAAAAATGATTGATTTTTGTCAAGAATTGTGAACTACTGCTGGTAAAGATAACCATTGGAATTAATATTGAAAACTTTTAGCTCCCCATCAATGCTATATCAAGTGTAACATATGGTGGGACAACTGAATTGTCCTTCCTCCATGTCCCATATATTGAAAAAAATATTGGAAGAAAAGGCACAAACAAGCATGTTTTTTGTTTAACTTTGGAACCTCTCAAAATGGTGAAATTTTTACCATCATCATCCAAAGATGTTCTCATTTCTTGTAAGAGAACAATGGCAGCATATAATTTTCAATGTTCAAATCCCAAACTTCCATGTAAATCTAATCAATACCGTACCATTTTAGTTTCATAAGCACGAATCAAAATGAGGGAAAGAATCTGTGATTCCATCCATGGATTGGTGTAACCTTATAAAACAGTTTATAGATATAATATGAAAGTTCATTTACATTACTAACAAGAAGCTGGAAAAAATCCATATCACATTAGTTTAATTCTTATTAGTTTAAAAGAAAAGAACCTTGCTGTCGTTCATAAACATCTAAGAAAGAAGAAGACACATAGATGAGACAAAATAAAAAGTTGACACTTGATCAGCTTCCACCCATCATGCAGCTCTTTCTTTATTCTGCTATCATCTTTTTTCTCATATTGAGAGCATGAATGAATCATTTTTCTGAAATGAAACAAGGCAAAAAAACAACATAAGAATCTGTGATGTTTTTAGTAAGTTTAGGGTTTAGAAATTATGTTTTAGTTATTAACAAAAAACTTGGAAAATACCTATTGATCTTTTGCAATGAAGAACAGCCTCATAAATAGAGTTTTCAAGATGGCATGAAGCACCCATTGAAGCACAAGGTGTAAACTGCTGTGGAGATGCCTGTGGTGAACCGTTCCAGCTCTTAGCTCTCCCCATCATCCTCCTCTCAATGTCATCAACCCTGGTACTTTTTCTCGAGCACCCTAGCTTATGGCACAAAGGTCTGAGATGTTCAAAAAGGCTTCTCAGGACTTTCTTTGTTGATTTCCTATACTTTCTAACAAAGCAGCAACCACTCCTCCCCTT
Above is a genomic segment from Gossypium arboreum isolate Shixiya-1 chromosome 8, ASM2569848v2, whole genome shotgun sequence containing:
- the LOC108470154 gene encoding reticulon-like protein B5; amino-acid sequence: MADESESKQSAVESMMEKISEKIHGNDSSSSSDSDSDHEKPASPSSVKAKIYRLFGRERPVHHVLGGGKPADVFLWRNKKISAGVLGGATAIWVLFELIEYHLLTLICHISILCLALLFLWSNAHTFIHKSPPRIPEIHLPEEPFLQVASALAIELNQGLKLLRDIASGRNLKEFLMVIAAFWVLSIVGSWCNFLTLFYICFVLLHTVPVLYEKYEDKVDPFAEKAAIEVKKQYAVFDAKVLSKIPMGPLKAKKV